From the genome of Vicia villosa cultivar HV-30 ecotype Madison, WI linkage group LG2, Vvil1.0, whole genome shotgun sequence, one region includes:
- the LOC131648465 gene encoding uncharacterized protein LOC131648465, whose amino-acid sequence MVRYLSEWYMQQFDYVQTIPRSPTQASRDTIARWDLNDIFEDWEQHMVPEEYRLMQESSSWQYVEGYVIWFYTVSHPIMTLDALGHPPRSAHEKILENQQLIGQEALESGIIERGSPEAVSIMERVVSETSSVVGYKRPEEYRLMQESSSWQYVEEYVTWFYTVSHPIMTLDAPRHPSRSAYENILENQQRIQLIGQEALESRIIERGSPEAVAIMKRVVSETVSAVGYRRPRRGQG is encoded by the exons ATGGTAAGGTATCTGTCTGAGTGGTACATGCAACAATTTGACTATGTTCAGACTATACCCAGATCTCCAACTCAGGCTTCTCGTGACACCATTGCTCGCTGGGATCTCAATGACATTTTTGAAGATTGGGAGCAGCATATGGTGCCAGAGGAGTATCGGTTGATGCAAGAATCCAGCAGTTGGCAATATGTAGAAGGATACGTGATATGGTTCTACACAGTGTCTCACCCTATCATGACATTGGATGCTCTTGGACATCCACCTAGGTCAGCTCATGAGAAGattttggagaaccagcag TTGATTGGGCAAGAGGCTTTGGAGTCAGGGATCATTGAGAGGGGTAGTCCCGAGGCGGTGTCCATCATGGAGAGGGTAGTTAGCGAGACATCGAGTGTAGTGGGATACAAGAGGCCAGAGGAGTATCGGTTGATGCAAGAATCCAGCAGTTGGCAGTATGTAGAGGAATACGTGACATGGTTCTACACAGTGTCTCACCCTATTATGACACTGGATGCTCCTAGACATCCATCTAGGTCAGCTTATGAGAATattttggagaaccagcag CGGATACAGTTGATTGGACAAGAGGCTTTGGAGTCAAGGATCATTGAGAGGGGTAGTCCCGAGGCGGTGGCCATCATGAAGAGGGTGGTTAGCGAGACAGTGAGTGCAGTGGGATACAGGAGGCCGAGGAGGGGCCAGGGGTGA
- the LOC131645756 gene encoding uncharacterized protein LOC131645756, producing the protein MSPTPPNTPNPTTNTTTSGPLYPATYLTHREFLCCRLRTTKHLIKHYRREYRALMEQVRIKRRQYVTETGLNPFQDETDVVVDNYTNICAFDGCMSNPMPCTSFCSTHILSEPKQVLYKPCTFVIARSAAGPVMCEKPIVISTTSSYCTVHMQKAEKEDDEECKTEVKKEDDTAEE; encoded by the exons ATGTCTCCGACTCCTCCCAATACTCCAAATCCCACAACCAACACAACCACCTCTGGCCCACTCTACCCTGCCACTTATCTTACCCATCGCGAATTTCTGTGCTGTCGTCTTCGAACCACTAAACATCTTATCAAACACTACAGACGTGAGTATCGGGCTCTCATGGAACAAGTCAGGATCAAACGTAGACAATATGTTACTGAGACTGGTCTTAACCCTTTCCAGGATGAAACCGATGTTGTCGTTGACAATTACACCAACATATGTGCTTTTGATGGTTGTATGTCCAACCCTATGCCTTGCACTTCCTTTTGCTCTACGCATATTCTCTCTGAACCAAAACAAGTGCTTTATAAGCCATGCACTTTTGTTATCGCAAG GTCAGCGGCTGGACCTGTAATGTGCGAGAAACCTATTGTGATATCCACGACTTCTTCATACTGCACAGTCCACATGCAAAAGGCTGAGAAGGAGGATGATGAAGAATGTAAGACTGAGGTTAAGAAGGAAGATGATACAGCTGAGGAGTGA